Proteins from a single region of Pseudomonas phenolilytica:
- the mapR gene encoding GntR family transcriptional regulator MpaR (MapR regulates genes involved in Pseudomonas quinolone signal (PQS) production and anthranilate metabolism): protein MKRYEKFADEIAELIRSGVLAPGQKVPSVRHASRTYGVSPSTVFQAYYLLEDRGLIQARARSGYFVREHAKRPLHEPEIGARPAETTDVDVSELVFSVLASLRDPATVPFGSAFPSPELFPLPRLARSMAQSVRDMPAREVIAEMTAGNPDLRRQIALRYMVSGVMLPMDELVITTGAMEALNLCLQVVTEPGDLVAIEAPAFYATLQVLERLKLKAVEIPVHPREGIDLDVLADRLAHLPIKACWFMSSLQNPLGASMGEAKKQQLYDLLQHHQVPLIEDDVYAELYFTREPPRPVKSHDRDGLVMHCGSFSKSLAPGYRVGWVAGGRFAEQIARLKLMTTISPSVPAQAAIADYLQHGGYDRHLRKLRHALEMQQGAMLASAARHFPASTRVTRPSGGYFLWFEFPEQVDSLQLLQLALAQGISLAPGPIFSATRRFRNCARLNHGHPWDARSEDAMALLGRMLKSF, encoded by the coding sequence ATGAAGCGCTACGAAAAGTTCGCCGACGAGATTGCCGAGCTGATCCGCAGCGGCGTGCTCGCCCCCGGACAGAAGGTGCCCTCGGTGCGCCACGCCAGCCGCACCTACGGCGTCAGCCCGTCCACGGTGTTCCAAGCCTACTACCTGCTGGAGGATCGCGGGCTGATCCAGGCGCGGGCCCGCTCGGGCTATTTCGTCCGCGAACACGCCAAGCGTCCGCTGCACGAGCCGGAGATCGGCGCGCGCCCCGCGGAAACCACCGATGTGGACGTCAGCGAACTGGTGTTCTCGGTGCTCGCCTCGCTGCGCGATCCGGCCACGGTGCCGTTCGGTTCGGCCTTTCCCAGCCCCGAGCTGTTTCCGCTGCCGCGCCTGGCGCGCTCGATGGCGCAGAGCGTGCGCGACATGCCGGCGCGCGAGGTGATCGCCGAGATGACCGCCGGCAATCCCGACCTGCGCCGGCAGATCGCCCTGCGCTACATGGTCAGCGGCGTGATGCTGCCGATGGACGAGCTGGTGATCACCACCGGCGCCATGGAGGCGCTGAACCTCTGCCTGCAGGTGGTGACCGAGCCGGGCGATCTGGTGGCGATCGAGGCGCCGGCCTTCTACGCCACGCTGCAGGTGCTGGAACGGCTCAAGCTCAAGGCGGTGGAGATTCCCGTGCATCCGCGTGAAGGCATCGATCTGGACGTGCTCGCCGACCGCCTGGCGCACCTGCCGATCAAGGCCTGCTGGTTCATGAGCAGCCTGCAGAACCCGCTGGGCGCGAGCATGGGCGAGGCGAAGAAGCAGCAGCTCTACGATCTGCTGCAGCACCATCAGGTGCCGCTGATCGAGGACGACGTTTACGCCGAGCTGTACTTCACCCGCGAGCCGCCGCGCCCGGTAAAGAGCCACGACCGCGACGGCCTGGTGATGCACTGCGGCTCCTTTTCCAAGAGCCTGGCGCCCGGCTACCGCGTCGGCTGGGTCGCCGGCGGGCGCTTTGCCGAACAGATCGCCCGGCTCAAGCTGATGACCACTATCTCACCCTCGGTGCCGGCGCAGGCCGCCATCGCCGACTACCTGCAGCATGGCGGGTATGACCGTCACCTGCGCAAGCTGCGCCATGCGCTGGAAATGCAGCAGGGCGCGATGCTCGCCTCCGCCGCCCGGCATTTCCCGGCCAGCACGCGGGTCACGCGGCCCAGCGGCGGTTATTTTCTCTGGTTCGAATTCCCCGAACAGGTCGATTCGCTGCAGCTGCTGCAACTGGCGCTGGCCCAGGGCATCAGCCTGGCACCGGGGCCGATCTTCTCGGCGACCCGGCGCTTTCGCAACTGCGCGCGGCTGAACCACGGACACCCGTGGGACGCGCGGAGCGAAGACGCAATGGCGCTGCTGGGGCGGATGCTCAAGTCGTTCTGA
- a CDS encoding FKBP-type peptidyl-prolyl cis-trans isomerase, producing MSDELLIEDIQPGDGKAVVKGALITTQYRGTLEDGTVFDSSYERGKPFQCVIGSGRVIKGWDIGLMGMKVGGKRKLFVPAHLAYGECQVGAHIKPNSNLHFEIELLEVMTRDD from the coding sequence ATGAGCGACGAGCTGCTGATCGAGGATATCCAGCCCGGCGACGGCAAGGCCGTGGTCAAGGGCGCGCTGATCACCACCCAATACCGCGGCACGCTGGAAGACGGCACCGTGTTCGATTCCTCCTACGAACGCGGCAAGCCCTTTCAATGCGTGATCGGCAGCGGACGGGTGATCAAGGGTTGGGATATCGGTCTGATGGGCATGAAGGTCGGCGGCAAGCGCAAGCTGTTCGTGCCAGCGCACCTGGCCTATGGCGAATGCCAGGTCGGCGCGCACATCAAGCCGAATTCGAATCTGCACTTCGAGATCGAACTGCTGGAAGTGATGACCCGCGACGATTGA
- a CDS encoding GGDEF domain-containing protein: protein MKTENYAPLASVIDLLLDAICVVDAQGNFVFVSAACERIFGYTPEEMLGKRMIEMVYPEDRARTLAAAEEVMVGQPLLHFENRYVRKDGTVVHIMWSACWSTDNKLRIGVARDITRRKQSEAMQAALYSISEAAHAAKDLAALYQQIHLTVAQLLPVDDFIVAIRDSASGELGYPYQALAPDSLAPPPEPVASLCFSVLHGGQPLRFNAQSVPMLVLPLNSADAACWLGVPLNSREGVIGALLLKSKGVPYTEKDQELLQFVSTQVVTAIERKQLYARLQRMAQYDELTGVPNRACFADRLGTALARVRRNGGRFALLYIDLDRFKQVNDSFGHSAGDHLLRAVAERLVHCVRDSDTVARLGGDEFVVLLESIAHPADAERVVDKIRAAFEQPVDLVGHQLVAGLSIGIAHYPEDGEAEAQLLKQADDRMYLIKARRRQQPLDCA, encoded by the coding sequence ATGAAAACGGAAAACTACGCGCCGCTGGCAAGTGTCATCGATCTGTTGCTCGACGCCATCTGCGTCGTCGATGCGCAGGGCAATTTCGTTTTCGTCAGCGCGGCCTGCGAGCGCATCTTCGGCTATACGCCGGAGGAGATGCTCGGCAAGCGGATGATCGAGATGGTCTATCCCGAGGATCGAGCGCGTACTTTGGCCGCGGCGGAGGAGGTGATGGTCGGCCAGCCGCTGCTGCATTTCGAGAACCGCTACGTGCGCAAGGACGGCACGGTCGTGCACATCATGTGGTCGGCCTGCTGGTCGACCGACAACAAGCTGCGCATCGGCGTGGCGCGGGACATCACCCGGCGCAAGCAGTCCGAAGCGATGCAGGCGGCGCTCTATTCGATCTCCGAAGCGGCACACGCGGCCAAGGACCTTGCCGCGCTGTATCAGCAGATCCACCTGACCGTGGCCCAGCTACTGCCGGTCGACGATTTCATCGTTGCCATTCGTGATTCCGCCAGCGGCGAATTGGGCTACCCCTACCAGGCGCTCGCGCCCGATTCGCTGGCCCCACCGCCGGAGCCGGTGGCTTCCCTGTGTTTTTCCGTGCTGCATGGCGGCCAGCCGCTGCGCTTCAATGCGCAATCGGTGCCGATGCTGGTGCTGCCGTTGAACAGCGCCGATGCGGCGTGCTGGCTGGGCGTGCCGCTCAACTCGCGCGAAGGCGTGATCGGCGCGCTGCTGCTGAAGAGCAAAGGCGTGCCGTACACCGAGAAAGACCAGGAGCTGTTGCAGTTCGTGTCCACCCAGGTGGTCACCGCCATCGAGCGCAAACAGCTGTACGCACGCCTGCAGCGCATGGCCCAGTACGATGAACTGACCGGCGTGCCGAATCGTGCCTGTTTCGCCGACCGCCTGGGCACAGCGCTGGCACGGGTGCGGCGCAACGGTGGACGGTTCGCCTTGCTCTACATCGATCTGGATCGTTTCAAGCAGGTCAACGACAGCTTCGGCCACAGTGCCGGCGATCATCTGCTGCGGGCGGTCGCCGAGCGGCTGGTGCACTGTGTGCGCGACAGCGATACGGTCGCCCGGCTGGGCGGCGACGAGTTCGTGGTGTTGCTGGAAAGCATCGCGCATCCGGCGGACGCCGAGCGGGTCGTCGACAAGATTCGCGCGGCGTTCGAGCAGCCGGTGGATCTGGTCGGCCACCAGCTGGTTGCTGGCCTGAGCATCGGCATCGCGCATTACCCCGAGGACGGCGAGGCCGAGGCGCAACTGCTCAAGCAGGCCGACGACCGCATGTACCTGATCAAGGCGCGCCGCCGCCAGCAGCCGCTGGATTGCGCCTGA
- a CDS encoding Zn-dependent hydrolase produces the protein MLGLVGSAAAADGVRFSLVKTAQSDSRSEYSWRRGGWQQSPPVNHLAILIEHGQTRLLFGTGLGRQIDAQVDAEVPWRLKHYGEVHAVRDQLERDGLTVDRILLGCVRWEHASGLADYPEVPVAASAGSLRYLRAATPPAVLPSQFRHAVRWQTLQFESGPYLGYARSLDLFGDGALVLVPLEGHGALGIFLTLADGRRFFFRGDGQSAQRPEAAAAVAPLTEAAAQAALGFYPRWIQ, from the coding sequence ATGCTCGGTCTGGTAGGCAGCGCGGCGGCTGCCGACGGGGTGCGCTTCAGCCTGGTCAAGACAGCGCAGAGCGACAGCCGAAGCGAATATTCCTGGCGCCGCGGCGGCTGGCAGCAATCGCCGCCGGTGAACCACCTGGCGATTCTCATCGAGCATGGCCAGACCCGCTTGCTGTTCGGCACCGGGCTGGGGCGCCAGATCGATGCCCAGGTGGATGCCGAGGTGCCGTGGCGCCTCAAGCATTACGGTGAGGTACATGCGGTACGCGACCAGCTCGAGCGTGACGGTCTGACGGTCGATCGCATTCTGCTCGGCTGCGTGCGCTGGGAGCACGCGTCGGGGCTAGCCGATTATCCGGAGGTGCCTGTCGCGGCCAGTGCGGGCAGTCTGCGCTACCTGCGGGCCGCGACACCGCCTGCGGTGTTGCCGAGCCAGTTCCGCCATGCGGTCCGCTGGCAGACGCTGCAGTTCGAGTCCGGACCGTATCTTGGCTATGCGCGGAGTCTGGACCTGTTCGGTGACGGTGCGCTGGTGCTGGTGCCGCTGGAAGGGCATGGCGCGCTTGGAATTTTCCTGACGCTGGCCGACGGACGCCGCTTCTTCTTCCGTGGCGACGGTCAATCTGCGCAGCGACCTGAGGCGGCAGCGGCCGTTGCGCCGCTGACGGAGGCCGCTGCGCAAGCCGCGCTGGGCTTTTATCCACGCTGGATTCAGTGA
- a CDS encoding glutathione S-transferase family protein — MKLHDMTLSGNCHKVRLFLSLIGQPVELLPVDLLKGEQKQPAFRAINPRGQVPALEDGEFRLGDSQAILVYLARRYADECWYPLEAETQGRIAGWLSFAANETQHGPATVRVGKLFGMPIDAELAQARALSALRVLERHLAVHDWLAETAQPTIADIAVYPNVALGGDGDLDLSQYPALQAWFARIRALPGYVGMPGL; from the coding sequence ATGAAACTCCACGACATGACGCTGTCCGGCAATTGCCACAAGGTGCGTCTGTTTCTCAGCCTGATCGGCCAGCCTGTCGAGCTGCTCCCGGTCGACCTGCTGAAGGGCGAGCAGAAGCAGCCGGCGTTTCGCGCCATCAATCCGCGCGGGCAGGTGCCTGCGCTGGAAGATGGCGAGTTCCGCCTGGGCGATTCGCAGGCGATCCTGGTCTACCTGGCGCGGCGTTATGCCGATGAGTGCTGGTACCCGCTGGAGGCCGAAACGCAGGGTCGGATCGCCGGCTGGCTGAGCTTCGCCGCCAATGAAACGCAGCACGGCCCGGCCACGGTGCGGGTGGGCAAGCTGTTCGGCATGCCGATTGATGCGGAGCTGGCGCAGGCCCGCGCGCTGAGCGCGTTGCGCGTCCTCGAACGGCATCTGGCCGTGCACGACTGGCTCGCGGAAACGGCGCAGCCGACCATTGCCGACATCGCCGTGTATCCCAATGTCGCGCTGGGCGGCGACGGCGATCTGGACCTCAGCCAATATCCGGCGCTGCAAGCCTGGTTCGCCCGCATCCGCGCGCTGCCCGGCTATGTCGGCATGCCTGGGTTGTAA
- a CDS encoding TetR/AcrR family transcriptional regulator, whose protein sequence is MASNKRDQLLSTAEDLFYRDGYHATGIDRILAESGVAKMTLYKHFKSKDELIVAVLDARHEAMLARLRERAAKLPPRAALLGIFDGLHGMIHGDGRFCGCLFVNAAAEYHDRDHPIHRRSAAYKAELQTYLRELLERLDAPAPAQLARQLQYLLEGALSMAHIEGPGDQARDARAAAEQLLAAAGIRASD, encoded by the coding sequence ATGGCATCGAACAAGCGCGACCAGCTGCTCAGCACCGCCGAAGACCTGTTCTATCGCGACGGCTATCACGCCACGGGCATCGACCGGATTCTGGCCGAATCCGGCGTGGCCAAGATGACCCTGTACAAGCACTTCAAATCCAAGGATGAGCTGATCGTCGCCGTGCTCGACGCGCGCCACGAGGCGATGCTCGCGCGCCTGCGGGAAAGGGCCGCGAAGCTGCCGCCGCGCGCGGCGCTGCTGGGAATATTCGACGGCCTGCACGGCATGATCCACGGCGACGGGCGCTTCTGCGGCTGCCTGTTCGTTAACGCCGCTGCGGAGTATCACGACCGCGATCACCCCATTCATCGGCGCTCGGCCGCCTACAAGGCCGAGCTGCAGACCTACCTGCGCGAGCTGCTGGAGCGCCTTGATGCACCGGCGCCCGCGCAGCTTGCGCGCCAGCTGCAGTACCTGCTCGAAGGGGCGCTGAGCATGGCGCACATCGAAGGCCCTGGCGACCAGGCACGGGACGCCCGGGCGGCGGCCGAGCAACTGCTCGCGGCCGCCGGCATCCGCGCATCCGACTGA
- a CDS encoding efflux RND transporter permease subunit yields MRFNLSAWALHNRQVVVYLMLLVAVVGVLSYGKLGQSEDPPFTFKAMVIQTQWPGATAEEVSRQVTERIEKKLMETGEYERIVSFSRPGESNVTFVARDSLRSKDIPELWYQLRKKIGDIRHTLPAGIQGPFFNDEFGTTFGNIYALTGKGFDYAVLKDYADRIQLQLQRVKSVGKVELIGLQDEKIWIELSNVKLATLGVPLEAVHQALQAQNAVSAAGFVETPSERVQLRVSGNFTTAEQIRDFPIRFEGRTFRLGDVAEVRRGFNEPPAPRMRFMGEPALGLAVSMKAGGDILMLGEALEQEFARLQQELPVGMQLRKVSDQPAAVKTGVGEFVRVLIEALAIVLLVSFFSLGMRTGLVVALSIPLVLAMTFATMHYLDIGLHKISLGALVLALGLLVDDAIIAVEMMAIKMEQGYDRLKAASFAWTSTAFPMLTGTLITAAGFLPIATANSSTGEYTRSIFQVVTIALIASWIAAVTFVPLLGDKLLPDLAARAARKHGGSSDGHDPYSTAFYQRVRRVVALCVRRRKTVIVLTLAAFVAAVALFRLVPQQFFPASGRLELMVDLKLAEGASLKATEAEVRRLETMLKDRPGIDNYVAYVGTGSPRFYLPLDQQLPATSFAQFVVLADSIEAREELRGWLIERLREDFSALRGRVTRLENGPPVGYPVQFRVTGEHIDVVRAHARQVAAKVAENPYVANVHLDWQEPSKKVLLDVDQDRARALGVSTAELSEFLRRTFIGNSVSQFREDNELIEILLRGTERERLELSMLPSLAIPTASGRSVPLAQVATLEYGFEEGVIWHRNRLPTVTVRADVYGDQQPASLVRQIEPTLADIRAQLPSGYLLEVGGTVEDSERGQRSVNAGLPLFVLVVVTLLMVQLRSFSRSAMVFLTAPLGIIGVTLFLLLFRQPFGFVAMLGTIALSGMIMRNSVILVDQIEQDIGAGHDRFNAIIDATVRRFRPIVLTALASVLAMIPLSRSIFFGPMAVAIMGGLIVATALTLLFLPALYAAWFRVRESEAKPA; encoded by the coding sequence ATGCGCTTCAACCTTTCCGCCTGGGCGCTGCACAACCGCCAGGTCGTGGTCTACCTGATGCTGCTGGTCGCCGTCGTCGGCGTGCTGTCCTACGGCAAGCTGGGGCAGAGCGAAGACCCGCCGTTCACCTTCAAGGCGATGGTGATCCAGACGCAGTGGCCGGGCGCGACCGCCGAGGAAGTGTCGCGCCAGGTCACCGAGCGCATCGAGAAGAAGCTGATGGAGACCGGCGAGTACGAGCGCATCGTGTCGTTCTCGCGCCCCGGCGAGTCCAACGTCACCTTCGTGGCGCGCGACTCGCTGCGTTCCAAGGACATTCCCGAACTCTGGTACCAGCTACGCAAGAAGATCGGCGACATCCGCCACACCCTGCCAGCGGGCATTCAGGGACCGTTCTTCAACGACGAGTTCGGCACCACCTTCGGCAATATCTACGCGTTGACCGGCAAGGGCTTCGACTACGCGGTGCTCAAGGATTACGCCGACCGCATCCAGCTGCAGCTGCAGCGGGTCAAGAGCGTCGGCAAGGTCGAGCTGATCGGCCTGCAGGACGAGAAAATCTGGATCGAGCTGTCCAACGTCAAGCTGGCGACCCTCGGCGTCCCGCTGGAAGCGGTGCATCAGGCGCTGCAGGCGCAGAATGCGGTGAGCGCGGCGGGCTTCGTCGAAACGCCCAGCGAGCGCGTGCAGCTGCGGGTCAGCGGCAATTTCACCACCGCCGAACAGATTCGCGATTTCCCCATCCGTTTCGAGGGTCGCACCTTCCGTCTTGGCGACGTGGCTGAGGTTCGCCGCGGTTTCAACGAGCCGCCGGCGCCGCGCATGCGGTTCATGGGCGAGCCGGCGCTGGGGCTGGCGGTGTCGATGAAGGCCGGGGGCGACATTCTCATGCTCGGCGAGGCGCTGGAGCAGGAGTTTGCCCGTCTGCAGCAGGAGCTGCCGGTCGGCATGCAGCTACGCAAGGTTTCCGACCAGCCGGCAGCGGTGAAGACCGGTGTTGGCGAATTCGTCCGGGTACTGATCGAGGCGCTGGCGATCGTTCTGCTGGTGAGCTTCTTCTCGCTCGGCATGCGCACCGGGCTGGTGGTGGCGCTGTCGATTCCGCTGGTGCTGGCGATGACCTTCGCCACCATGCATTACCTGGACATCGGCCTGCACAAGATTTCCCTCGGCGCGCTGGTGTTGGCGCTGGGCCTGCTGGTGGACGACGCGATCATTGCGGTGGAGATGATGGCGATCAAGATGGAGCAGGGCTACGACCGGCTCAAGGCCGCGAGCTTCGCCTGGACCAGTACGGCGTTCCCGATGCTGACCGGCACGCTGATCACCGCCGCCGGCTTCCTGCCGATCGCCACCGCCAACTCCAGCACCGGCGAATACACCCGCTCGATCTTCCAGGTGGTGACCATCGCGCTGATCGCCTCCTGGATCGCCGCAGTGACCTTCGTGCCGCTGCTTGGCGACAAGCTGTTGCCGGATCTCGCGGCGCGTGCCGCGCGCAAGCACGGCGGTAGCAGCGACGGCCACGACCCGTATTCGACGGCCTTCTACCAGCGTGTACGACGCGTGGTGGCGCTGTGCGTGCGTCGGCGTAAGACGGTGATCGTGCTGACGCTGGCGGCGTTCGTCGCGGCGGTAGCGCTGTTCCGACTGGTGCCGCAGCAGTTCTTTCCGGCGTCCGGGCGGCTGGAGCTGATGGTCGACCTCAAGCTCGCCGAGGGCGCGTCGCTGAAGGCCACCGAGGCCGAGGTCCGGCGTCTGGAGACGATGCTCAAGGACCGCCCGGGGATCGATAACTACGTGGCCTACGTTGGCACCGGCTCGCCGCGCTTCTACTTGCCGCTCGATCAGCAGCTGCCGGCGACCAGTTTCGCCCAGTTCGTCGTGCTGGCCGACAGCATCGAGGCGCGCGAGGAGCTGCGCGGCTGGCTGATCGAGCGCCTGCGCGAGGACTTCAGCGCGCTGCGCGGGCGGGTGACGCGGCTGGAGAACGGCCCGCCGGTGGGTTATCCGGTGCAGTTCCGCGTCACCGGCGAGCACATCGACGTGGTACGCGCTCACGCTCGGCAGGTTGCGGCGAAGGTCGCGGAAAATCCGTACGTCGCCAACGTGCACCTGGACTGGCAAGAGCCGAGCAAGAAGGTGTTGCTCGATGTCGACCAGGACCGCGCCCGCGCGCTGGGCGTCAGCACCGCCGAGCTGTCGGAATTCCTGCGACGCACCTTCATCGGCAACAGCGTCAGCCAGTTCCGCGAGGACAACGAGCTGATCGAGATCCTGCTGCGCGGCACCGAGCGTGAGCGCCTCGAACTGTCGATGCTGCCCAGCCTGGCCATTCCCACCGCCAGCGGCCGCAGCGTGCCGCTGGCGCAGGTGGCAACGCTGGAGTACGGCTTCGAGGAGGGCGTGATCTGGCACCGCAACCGCCTGCCGACGGTCACGGTGCGTGCGGATGTGTATGGCGATCAGCAGCCGGCCTCGCTGGTGCGGCAGATCGAGCCGACGCTGGCGGATATCCGCGCGCAATTGCCCAGCGGCTATCTGCTGGAAGTCGGCGGTACCGTCGAGGATTCCGAGCGTGGCCAGCGTTCGGTGAACGCCGGCCTGCCGCTGTTCGTGCTGGTGGTGGTGACGCTGCTGATGGTGCAGCTCAGGAGCTTCTCGCGCTCGGCGATGGTGTTCCTCACCGCGCCGCTGGGCATCATCGGCGTCACGCTGTTCCTGTTGCTGTTCCGTCAGCCGTTCGGCTTCGTCGCGATGCTCGGCACCATCGCGCTGTCGGGGATGATCATGCGCAACTCAGTGATCCTCGTGGATCAGATCGAGCAGGACATCGGTGCCGGCCACGACCGCTTCAACGCAATCATCGACGCCACCGTGCGGCGCTTCCGGCCGATCGTGCTGACCGCGCTGGCCTCCGTGCTGGCGATGATTCCGCTGTCGCGCAGCATCTTCTTCGGGCCGATGGCGGTGGCGATCATGGGCGGGCTGATCGTCGCCACAGCACTGACGCTGCTGTTCCTGCCGGCGCTCTACGCGGCGTGGTTCCGCGTGCGCGAGTCGGAAGCCAAGCCCGCCTGA
- a CDS encoding efflux RND transporter periplasmic adaptor subunit: MFRQAISIGSLLGSVLLLAACGNGEPEPPPPRPVLVVQPQPASAMRESYPGEVHARYEPELAFRIDGKVSERLVEAGDRVRKDQPLARLDPQDVRLQLDGMRAQVTAAEANLRVAKAEYDRYRALLGRQLVSQSQFDSADNAYRSAAARLQQAQAQFDVASNQVDYAVLRASRDGVIARRSIEVGQVVAAGQTAFVLAADGEREVAINLPEQALERYRIGQEVEVELWSQPGRRYAGQIRELSPAADPNTRTYSARVAFSDQDVPADLGQSALVTVRRAAKVPLAVPLSAISAEREQAFVWRVRHDSTLQRVAVRTGPYGERLVPVLEGLQADDWIVMAGVQLLSEGQPVRPVDRDNRPVELAPQE, translated from the coding sequence GTGTTCCGACAAGCCATCTCCATCGGCTCCCTGCTGGGGAGCGTTCTGCTGCTGGCCGCCTGCGGCAACGGCGAGCCCGAGCCGCCACCGCCGCGCCCGGTGCTGGTGGTGCAGCCGCAGCCGGCCAGCGCGATGCGCGAAAGCTACCCCGGCGAGGTGCATGCGCGCTATGAGCCGGAGCTGGCGTTCCGCATCGATGGCAAGGTCAGCGAGCGTCTGGTCGAGGCGGGCGACCGTGTGCGCAAGGACCAGCCGCTGGCGCGGCTCGATCCGCAGGACGTGCGCCTGCAGCTGGACGGCATGCGCGCCCAGGTCACGGCCGCCGAGGCCAACCTGCGGGTCGCCAAGGCGGAGTATGACCGCTACCGGGCGCTGCTCGGTCGTCAGCTGGTCAGCCAGTCGCAATTCGACAGCGCCGACAATGCCTACCGTTCCGCCGCGGCGCGTCTGCAGCAGGCGCAGGCGCAGTTCGACGTGGCCAGCAACCAGGTCGATTACGCGGTGCTGCGCGCCTCGCGCGATGGCGTCATCGCGCGCCGCAGCATCGAGGTCGGCCAGGTGGTGGCCGCCGGTCAGACGGCATTCGTCCTTGCCGCGGACGGTGAGCGCGAGGTGGCGATCAACCTGCCCGAGCAAGCGCTGGAGCGTTACCGCATCGGCCAGGAAGTCGAGGTCGAACTCTGGTCGCAACCGGGGCGGCGCTACGCCGGTCAGATTCGCGAGCTGTCGCCGGCGGCCGATCCGAACACCCGGACCTATTCGGCGCGGGTCGCCTTCAGCGATCAGGATGTCCCGGCGGACCTCGGCCAGAGCGCACTGGTGACCGTGCGTCGCGCGGCGAAGGTGCCGCTTGCCGTGCCGCTGTCGGCGATCAGCGCCGAACGCGAGCAAGCCTTCGTCTGGCGTGTGCGCCACGACTCGACGCTGCAGCGGGTGGCGGTGCGCACCGGTCCCTATGGCGAGCGGCTGGTGCCGGTGCTTGAAGGGCTGCAGGCCGATGACTGGATCGTCATGGCCGGGGTGCAGCTGCTCAGCGAAGGGCAGCCGGTGCGTCCGGTCGATCGCGACAACCGCCCGGTCGAGCTGGCCCCGCAGGAGTAA
- a CDS encoding TetR/AcrR family transcriptional regulator, giving the protein MIDSHSPSPGPGRPKDPAKREAILAAAQVLFLAKGYEGSSMDAIASEAGVSKLTLYSHFKDKEALFCAAVKATCETRLPRRLFQLADDCRIDAALLAIGLAFNALVNSPESIGLHRVMVGMATQNPALVRMFFDAGPQQLLCDLQQMFAEADARGLLTIAEPLRAAEHFCSLIKGARHFRLLIGYVEATDADAASDEAHVHDVVATFLRAYGR; this is encoded by the coding sequence ATGATAGACAGCCATTCCCCCTCTCCCGGCCCCGGCCGACCAAAGGACCCGGCCAAGCGCGAGGCGATTCTCGCCGCGGCGCAGGTGCTGTTTCTCGCCAAGGGTTACGAGGGCAGCAGCATGGACGCCATCGCCAGCGAAGCCGGAGTTTCCAAGCTCACGCTGTACAGCCACTTCAAGGACAAGGAGGCGCTGTTCTGTGCGGCCGTGAAGGCGACCTGCGAAACTCGGCTGCCGCGCCGCCTGTTCCAGCTTGCGGATGACTGCCGGATCGACGCGGCGCTGCTGGCCATCGGCCTGGCCTTCAACGCGTTGGTCAACAGCCCGGAGTCGATCGGCCTGCATCGGGTGATGGTGGGAATGGCCACGCAGAATCCGGCGCTGGTGCGGATGTTCTTCGACGCCGGTCCGCAGCAGCTGCTGTGCGATCTGCAGCAGATGTTCGCCGAGGCCGACGCGCGCGGTCTGCTGACGATCGCCGAACCGCTGCGCGCGGCCGAACACTTCTGTTCGCTGATCAAGGGTGCCCGGCACTTCCGCCTGCTGATCGGCTACGTCGAAGCCACCGATGCCGACGCGGCGTCGGACGAGGCGCATGTGCACGACGTGGTCGCGACGTTCCTGCGCGCGTACGGCCGCTGA
- a CDS encoding class I SAM-dependent methyltransferase, producing the protein MPDHPRVRVEPLAPSFAAAAHDWALRLDLPEHDEAAGFALQFGEAGLQLQALEAQAPGPVRVDFVEGAAAHRRQFGGGSGQMIAKAVGVQPGVRPRVLDATAGLGRDAFVLATLGCTVELIERQPLIAALLEDGLTRAAQDSEVAPIAARMILRQGNAIELMRQWTGEPPQVIYLDPMFPHRDKSALVKKEMRLFRPFVGDDLDAPALLAAALELASHRVVVKRPRKAPTIEGAKPGYSLEGKSSRYDIYPKKKLQG; encoded by the coding sequence ATGCCTGATCATCCCCGTGTTCGTGTCGAACCGCTCGCGCCCTCGTTTGCGGCGGCAGCGCATGACTGGGCCCTCCGTCTTGACCTGCCTGAGCACGACGAGGCCGCCGGGTTCGCCTTGCAGTTCGGTGAGGCGGGATTGCAGCTGCAGGCGCTCGAAGCTCAGGCGCCCGGCCCGGTGCGCGTGGATTTCGTCGAGGGCGCCGCGGCGCATCGCCGGCAGTTCGGCGGCGGCAGCGGGCAGATGATCGCCAAGGCGGTCGGCGTGCAGCCGGGCGTGCGTCCGCGCGTGCTGGATGCGACCGCGGGCCTTGGGCGCGATGCCTTCGTGCTGGCGACCCTGGGTTGCACGGTGGAGCTGATCGAGCGTCAGCCGCTAATTGCCGCGCTGCTCGAGGATGGCCTCACCCGCGCCGCGCAGGACAGCGAAGTCGCGCCGATCGCCGCGCGGATGATCCTGCGCCAGGGCAACGCCATCGAGCTGATGCGCCAGTGGACGGGCGAGCCGCCGCAGGTCATCTATCTCGATCCGATGTTCCCGCACCGCGACAAGAGCGCGCTGGTGAAGAAGGAGATGCGCCTGTTTCGGCCCTTCGTCGGCGACGATCTCGATGCGCCGGCGTTGCTGGCGGCCGCGCTGGAACTGGCCAGCCACCGGGTAGTGGTCAAGCGCCCGCGCAAGGCGCCGACCATCGAGGGCGCCAAGCCGGGCTATAGCCTGGAAGGCAAGTCCAGCCGCTACGACATCTACCCGAAAAAGAAACTGCAGGGCTGA